The nucleotide window TGTCCTGCGAGATGTAGCCCACCTTCCTGCGAAGATCGGCCACGTCCATCTGCCGGAGATCGATGTCGCCCACCTGAACCGAGCCCTCAACGGGCTGGTACAGCCCCACGCAGAGCTTGCCCAGGGTGGACTTGCCCGCGCCGGTGCGGCCAACGATGCCCACCTTCTCGCCCGGTTTGAGCTTCAGGTTGACGTTGTGGAGCACGGCCTTGTCAGTGCCGGGATAGCTGAACCCCACGTCGGTCAGCGACACGGACGGCTCGATGACCCCGTAATGGAAGGCCTCCTTGTCCTCGGGACGCTCGCTGGGCATGGCCATGAGCATGTCCAGGGCATTCAGGGCCATCCGGGACTGCTGGAACCTGGAGAGCAGCCCGGCCACGGCGGAAAGCGGGGCCATGGACCGGCCCGCCAGGATGTTGCTGGCGATCAGGCCGCCGACGGTCATCTCGCCCTCGGAGATGAGGAACACGCCGATGATGACCACGGACACGGACACCAGCTGGGTGATGAACACGGAAAAGGTGATGGAAATGTTGGCCAGGACCTTGGCCCGGCTGTTGGACTGGGCGGACATGCCGACCACGTTCTCCCAGCGGGCCTGCATGCGGCCCTCGGCCATGGAGGTCTTGATGGTCTCCAGCCCCTGCACGATCTCGAACAGGAGCGCGTTCTTCTGGGTGGACTCCTTGTAGTGGTTCTCGATGATGTGCTGGAAGGGAATCTGGAGAAACACCCCGAACAGGACCACCAGGGGCACGGCGATGAAGATGGGGTAGGCGATGGGGCCGCCTATATAATAGATGATCAGGATGAACAGGAACAAAAACGGCAGGTCTATGAGCGCCACCAGCGACGACGAGCTGAAAAATTCGCGCAGGGATTCGAACTCGCGGATGTTGTTGGCCACGGCACCCGCCGATTCCGGCATGTGGTCCAGCCGGGCGGACATGAGGTGGTTCATGATCTTTGATCCGATGAGCACGTCCGCGTTGCGGCCCGCCACGTCCACGAAATAGCTGCGCAGGTTCTTGAGCAGGAAGTCGAAGATGTAGGCCACGGCGATGCCGATGGCCAGGACCCAGAGCGTGTCCATGGCGTTGTTGGGGATGACCCGGTCATACACGTTCATGATGAACAGCGGCGAGGCCACGATGATGATGTTGGTCATGATGGACGCGCCCACCACGTGCTTGTAGATGGGCCAGAACCGGGCGATGACGCCCCAAAACCATCGCTTGGTCTTGAGCAGCTTGAGCTCGCTGGCGCGCTTGTCCAGCTTGGACTTGCGGTGGCAGAGGATCGCGTACCCGGTGTATTCCTCCTCGAGCTTGGCCAGCGGGATCTCGGTCTCGTCCATGCCGTGGCCGGGGATCATGACCCGGGCCGTGGTCTTGGTGGTGTCCATCAGGACGCAGGCGTTGCCGCCGCGCAGCAGCAGGATGCACGGCAGGACCAGCTTGGTGATGGTCCGAAGCTTCTCGCGGTACACGGTCTTGGCGGTGATGCCGATGCGCTCGGCGCTGCGCACGATGGAGGCGGCGGTGATGACCCCTTCCTTCTGCGGGATGCCCGACTTGAGCGTGGCCGACGACACCGGCTTGCCCAGCAAACGGCTGATGATGGACAGGCAGATGACCAGGGGCGGCTGGAAGTCGATGTCCTTGGGGGTCAGCCGCTCGTCCGGCTCGACCCGCTTCGCGGGCATGGGCTGGCCTGGCTGCATGGGCTGGCCTGGCTGCATGGGCTGGCCTGGCTGCATGGGCTGGCCTGGCTGCATGGGCTGGCTGGGTTGTTCCTGCGCTCCGGCACCCGCCTGCTTTGCCTGCGCGGCTCCGTTGGGCCTGGAAACGAGACCGGGGTCGCCGCCTTGGGGCGGCTTTGCCGCGCTCCCTGCTCCCTTTTTCACGGGCGGCTGCCCGGGCGAACCGGGCTTGGTGCCGATGCCGGGCGATTTCGGCACGGTGTTTCCGGCGGGTGCCGACTTGGAGCCGGGCGCCTTGGCCGAGGCGGGTTTGGAATCGGGCTTGGCCGATGGCTTTTTCTCAGAAGGCATAGACTTCACTTGGGTATGGATTGATGCAAGCCGAAATGAACCCGCCGGTCGCGGGCTTCGTCCACTACTTACAGTATAGGATCATAATCTTTCCCGTGAGAGGAATTTTGTCAAGAACCAATTGCGTTTATCCAAACTAATCCGAGGTATTCGCAATCGTGTTCCACTCCTCCGGGACCAGGGAAATCTTGCCCGACGCCTTGCCCTGTTCCCAGTAGCGATAGGCCTCGCCGACGTCGGTGAAATCAAAGCGGCGATCGTCCACGAACACGGCCAGTCCGTCCTCGTCCACCAGGCCGGACACGTTGGCCAGGATTTCACCGTGCAGCTCCCTCCCCTCTCCCGTGAGCATGGGCAACAGCATGAAGACCACGTGCAGGGACAGCCCCCGCGCATGCAACAGGCTGAGATCATGGGAAGATCGCGTGGCGGTTGAGACGACCTGCCCGCCTATGCGCGCGGCGGCGAAGGACTGGTCCAGCACGGTGCCGCCCACAGTGTCGAAAACCACGTCAAACCCCCTGCCGCCGGTGAACCCGTCCACGTATTCCTCGACCTTGGTCTCGCGGTAGTAGATCGGGATGCCGCCCAGGGCCTCCACCACGGCGCCCTTCTCCTCCGTGGAAACCGTGGCGTACACCTCGGCCCCGGCGTGGACGCCGAGCTGCACGGCCATATGGCCCACGCCGCCCGCCCCGCCGTGCACCAGCAACGTCTGGCCCCGGCTGACCGAGGCCTTGTCGAACAGGCCGAGCCAGGCGGTGATGGACACCAGGGGCAGACAGGCCGCGTCCGCAGGGGCCATGCAGGCAGGGGTGGGCGCGAGCAGCCGCTCGTCCGCAACCATGTACTCGGCCAGCGCGCCGGGCAGGTCGTCCAGGCCGCCCGCGCAACCCATGACCTGGTCGCCCACGCGGAAACGCGACCTGCCGCCGGTCTCCACCACCTCGCCGGCCACGTCCATGCCGAGCAGGGCGGGCAGGGGCGGGGCAAAGGAGAGCAGGTTGCCCAGCGTGGCGATCTTGTTGTCGATGGGGTTGAAACTGGACCCGGCGACCCGGATCAGGACCTGGCCCGGGCCGGGGACGGGCTTTTCGATGTCGTGTTCCGCGAAACGGTGTTCCGGACCGTATTCTTCCAGCAGCATGGCTTTCATGGACGTCCTCCCTACTGCCCCAACAATACAGCTTGCACAGGTTTGTGTACAGCCCCGATGTTTTTTACCCATGACGGCGACGGGAAAGATGTGGACCAAACCGGCGGGGTGGTCCATCATGTATGGATGATGCGCACGCGAGACAGACAACCGCTCGAACAGCCCGGGGTGCTGCCCATGACCCGCGAGGAGATGGACCGCCTCGGCTGGAACGAGCTGGACATCCTTCTGGTCACGGGCGACGGCTACGTGGACCACCCCTCCTTCGGGGCCGCCCTGCTCGGCCGCTGGCTGGTGCACCACGGATTTCGCACCGGCATCTGCGCCCAGCCCGCCTGGGACCGGCCCGAGGACATCTCCCGCATGGGACGGCCCCGGCTGTTCGCGGGCGTCACCGCCGGATCGCTGGACTCCATGCTCGCCCACTACACCGCCTTCCGCAAGAAGCGCCACGACGACGCCTACACCCCGGGCGGCAAGGCGGGCGCACGCCCCAACCGGGCCTCCATGGCCTACACCAACGTTGTCCAGCGGGCCTTCCCCGGGCTGCCGGTCATCCTGGGCGGCATCGAGGCATCCCTGCGGCGCATCTCGCACTACGATTTCTGGACGGACGCGGTACGCAAATCCATCCTCCTGGATTCCAAGGCAACAGCCATCACCTACGGCATGGCCGAAAATTCCATCATCACCCTGGCCGACACCATCGAGACCATTCTCGACGAGACGGGCGAGGTGGACGTCAAGGCGCTCAGACCGCAAATCGCCGGGCTGCCCGGCCTGGTCACGGCAGGCGGGCGGGATGACGTCCCCGACACGTTCCCGGTCATGGAGCTGCCCTCGCACGAGGCCATCCTGGCCGACCCTAAACAGCTCATCCAGGCCACCATCCTGCTCGAACGCCAGGTCCACCAGAACACGCACACCGCCGTGCAGGAAGCCGGGGGACGGCTGGTCATCCTGACCCCGCCCGGCCCGCTCCTCGACACCGCCGGATTGGACGAGCTGGCCGGACTGCCCTTCTCGCGGCTGGCCCACCCCTCATACAGGGAGCGCATCCCGGCGGCGGACATGATCCAGGCCAGCGTGACCACCCACCGGGGGTGTTCGGGCGGTTGCTCCTTCTGCACCCTGGCCCTGCACCAGGGGCGGACCATCCGCTCCCGCAGCACCCGATCCATCCTGTCCGAGGTCAAGGCCATCGCCAAGACCCCCGGCTGGACCGGCTCCATCTCCGACGTGGGCGGCCCCAGCGCCAACATGTGGGGCGCGCACTGCGCCGCCGACCAGTCCGAGTGCACCCGGGCGAGCTGCCTGACCCCGCGCATCTGCAAGCACTACCTGGTGACGCAAAAGGACTTCGTGGACCTGCTCCGGGCGGTGAACGATCTTCCCTCGGTCAAACACGTGCGGGTGGCCTCGGGCTGGCGCATCGACCTCGGCCTCACGGACATGCCCGCCCTGGCCGCCCTGGTCCGCGAATTCGTCGGGGGCCAGGCCAAGATAGCCCCGGAACATCAGGCGGACCGCGTCCTCAAGCTCATGCGCAAACCGGGTTTCGAGGCCTTTGAGCGGTTCCTCGAACTGTTCGACCGGGAATCGAAAAAAGCGGGCAAGAAGCAATACGTCGTCCCCTACCTCATGTCCGCCTTCCCCGGCTGCACCGACGACGACATGCGCTCCCTGGCCAACTGGCTGAAGGCCCGCGGCTGGAAGCCGGAACAGGTCCAATGCTTCATCCCCCTGCCCGGCACGGCCGCCGCCGCTATGTTCCACGCGGAAACCGACATGCAGGGCAACCCCATCACGGTGGCAAAGACCGACGCCGAACGCATGCGCCAGCACGCCATCCTCATTCCCTCCAAAGGACAGCCGCCCGGGAAAAAGCACCCGGGAGGACCCGGCAGAAAGGCCGGGCCGGGGAAAGGGCCGGGCCGCCGCCGAAAATAGACGCGGACAAGCCAACAATATTGCAGATATGTATAGCCATTTTTGCAAAATTACATTTTTGTCAACCACCACCTCTCGTTGACATCCGACAACCAACCGGTATTACAGTCATTATCTCATTCCGAAAACATGGCACCGTGCTTGCTAACCACAAGTATGTCCATGACCGTCCACCGACTGAAGCTCTCCGCCCTGCTGGCCATATGCCAGGTCATCGACCAGGCCATCGACCTGGAGTCGGCCCTGGACGGCGTCCTGCAGATTCTGTCAGAGCTGCTGTCCATGCAGCGGGCCACGGTCACCCTCTACGATCCCGAAACCGGGCACCTGTCCATCAACGCATCCTACGGCCTGACCGTTGAGGAGCGGAAACGCGGCGTGTACCGGCTGGACGAGGGCGTGACCGGGCGCATCTTCCAGACCGGAGAGCCGTTCTACGTTCCGGACATCGAGAAGGAGCCTTTGTTCCTGGACAAGACCGGGTCGCGGCGGGTCCAGCGCGGCGGGATATCCTTCATCGGCGTGCCCATCATCCTGCACGGCGACCCCATCGGCGTGCTCACCGTGGACCGGTTGTTCGAGGACGAGGTGGAGTTCGAGGAGGACGTCGCCTTCCTCAAGGTCGTGGCCACCCTGATCGGGCAGTTCATCAGCCTCAATGAAAAAATCAAGGCCCGCGAGGCGGCCCTGAAACGGGAAAACACCTCCCTCAAGTACCAGATTTCCAAGAACACCAAGGGCCCGTACATCGTGGGCCAGAGCTCATCCATGGTCGAGGTGCAGCGGCAGATGGAAAAGGTCTCGCCCACGCGGGCCACGGTCCTGCTGCTGGGCGAATCCGGCGTGGGCAAGACGCTCATCGCCCGGATCATCCACGAGCTCTCCGAACGTGCGGGCAGCCCGTTCATCAAGGTCAACTGCGCCTCCATCCCGGGCAACCTGCTGGAGTCCGAGCTCTTCGGCCACGAAAAGGGCGCGTTCACCGGGGCCACCGCCTCCCGGCCCGGCCGATTCGAGGAGGCGGACACGGGCACCATCTTTCTGGACGAGATCGGCGAACTCCCCCTGGGGCTGCAGGCCAAGTTCCTGCGCGTGCTCCAGGACAAGGAGCTGGAACGCCTCGGCGGCGGCCGCACCCGGTCCATCGACGTGCGCATCCTGGCCGCCACCAACCGGGACCTCGGCGACCTGGTTGAACGCGGCAAGTTCCGGCTGGACCTCTACTACCGGCTCAACGTCTTCCCCATCCGCATCCCGCCGCTGCGGGAACGCAAGGAGGACATCACCAGCCTGCTCAACCATTTCCTGCACAAGATGGCCGACGACTATGGGCGCAGCATCCACCTCACCGCCACGGCCCTGGACGCGCTCATCCGCTACGACTGGCCCGGCAACGTGCGCGAGATGCAGAACCTCATCGAGCGGCTGGTCATCATGACGGACAATGACCGCATCACCCTGGAATTTCTCAAGTCCTACCTCGCCCCCGGCCAGACCCCGGTCGTCGAGGAGACCCTCCCCCTGTCCGAAGGGCTGCCCCACCGCACCTCGCTCAAGGAATTCGAGCGCAACGAGGTCATGGCCGCCCTGGAACGGTCCGGCTGGGTACAGTACAAGGCCGCCGACGCACTGGGCCTTTCCGCCCGGCAGATGGGCTACCGGGTCAAGAAGTACGGCCTGGAGACCATGATAGCGGAAGGCCGCGCACGGCTCAGGCGCATGAAGGAAACGCAGATGTAAATTTCGGCATCGATACCTCCACAACCCCCACGAAGACACCCCCTGCCCCCGGCATACGGCAGGGGGTGTCGGGTTTTGGACTTCCCCGCCGCAGGAATGCAAGAAAGGCCCCGCCGAAGTTCGGCGGGGCCTTTCTCGCGTAATTTCAAATCCGATTATTCAACCGCACCCAGGGTGCGCACCGAGGCGATTTTCTCCCAATCATAGTAGGTGTTGATGTTCATGCCGTCCTTGGTGCAGGTGACGCGCACGAACTCCTCGCCCAGAAACAAGGTGGCCCCTTCGTAGACCTCGCCCTCGTTGACCTGAATCTTCACGTCCTTTCGAAGCTTGCGGGACATGGTTCCCTGCACCGGCTTGGACGCGTACTCGAACACTTTCTCCAATGTCGCCTTGTTCATTCGTTTCTCCTTGGAAGTTGTTGGACACCAGAGCCGGGGTTAACGTCTCAAAAGTGGTTGAGTGCAAGGCGCGAGGAAAAGCCAGGGCCGAAGCGTATAAACAATACGCGAGGGTCTGGCTTTTCCGAAGCAACGCAGCAATCGGCCGCTTTTCAGCCGTTAACCGCAGCCGGCTCCGCCGCCCGCACACCCGCTGCCGATACCGCATTTGCGGACCTTGAGCGCGTTCATGTCGCCGCCTTCGAAGACGAAGCGCAGGGCGTCCTCGATGAACCCGTCAACCACGTGGGAATGAATGCCGTGCTCCTCGAGCAGCATGCGCGGGGTCTCGCCTATGGCCGCGCACAACACGGCCCGGCAATCCTTCAGGGTCGCGGCCAGCTCGGACCACCGCTGGGGGCCGCAGCCCGCCTCCGGGGCCTTGCGTTCCTCGACCAGCGCATACCCGCCGGTATCGGACTCGCCCCAGATCTGGAAGGACTTGGCCTCGCCCAGGTGCTGGTTGACCAGCATGCCCTCGCGGGTGGCCACGGCCACGTGCGGACGCGGGGTGTTGACCTCCAGGGGCTTGAGCTTGGAGCACGCCCGGAGCGTGCCGCACAGGGCAACGGACTGGTCGTCGTTGAGCAACCCGACCGCGTCGGCGCGGCACCGCTTGCAGTGGGTCATCTGGTCGATGAATTCGCCCGCTTCCTTGCGCAGGGGCAGCACGGTCTCGCGGCCCGGCTCGGGAATCTCGGAAAACGGCGTGTCCTCGGTGGGCTTGAGCGGGATCATGTTCTGGATGTCCGCGCCAAGCCCGGCACACACCCTGCCGACCTCGACGATGTGGTGGTCGTTGACGCCGGGGATGATGATGGAGTTGATCTTGACCGTGATGCCGCGCTCCTTGAGGCCCTTGATGGCCGCGAGTTGGCGGCCCAGCAGGATCTCCGCGCCCTTCTCGCCGTGGTAGACCACGTTGCCGTCGCGGACCCAGGCGTAGATTTTCGCCCCGATGGCCGGATCAACGGCGGAGACGGTGATGGTCACATGGGACACGCCCAGGGCGGCGATGTCGTCCAGGTAGGGCAGGATGCCCATGCCGTTGGAGGACAGGCAGAAGAGCAGGTGCGGATGGCGCTCGTTCAGGAGCCGCATGGTCTCCAGGGTCTCGGCGGGGTTGGCGAAGGGGTCGCCCGGACCGGCGATGCCGGCCACGGTGATGCGCGGCTCCTTTGCCAGGACCTTGTCCATGTACTCCGCGGCCTGGAACGGCTTGAGGATGCCGGAGGTCACGCCTGGGCGGGACTCGTTCACACAGTCGTACTTGCGGTTGCAGTAGTTGCACTGGATGTTGCACTTGGGGGCCACGGGCAGATGCACGCGACCGCAATTTCCGGCTTCCGCCTTGTTGAAGCAGGGGTGCTTGGTGGTATCCTTATGCATGGTGCTCTCCTGTCGTTGAGGTGTGTAACAGGTTGACTTCTAAATATATCCGTAGCCGACAGAAGAATCGGCCTGCTTCTTTTCGATGACCGCGTTGACCACTCTGTCAAAGAGGTTCAAGGCCCCCTTGTAGCCCAGGGTGAGTATGCGCTGACCGCCGAAACGGTCGTGGACGGGGAAACCCACGCGGACCAGAGGCACGCCCCACGCCTCGGCGTAGCGGTACCCCTTGGAATGGCCGATGAGCAGGTCCGGCTTCAGGGACTCGGCCTCGGCTGCGATGTCATGGAAATCCACCGCCTCTCGCACCTCGGGGGCCATTCGGGCCACGCCGTCCGTGACGCGGGAGATGGCCGCTTCCAGCCCCTTGCCCCGCGCGCCGGTCCCGGCCAGGACCACGTCCACACCGATCTCGGCCAGAAAGGCGCACAGCCCGACCACCAGGTCCTCTTCGCCGTAAACCACGGCCCGCTTGCCGAACACGTACTTGTGGCCGTCCACGTAGGCGTCGATGAGACGGCCCCGTTCCAGCTCAAAGCGGCGCGGCACGGGATTGCCGGAAACACTTTCCAGGGTCTCGAACAAGGCGTCCGACTCGCGCAACCCCATGGGCAGGCCGATGCGGTGGTTGGTCACGCCGAACCGCTTTTCCAGGCTGGTGCCCCCCGTCTGCTTGGGCAGGCAACGGCCGAACTCGATGGTCGCCTTGGCGCCGGACATTTCCCTGATCTCGCTGACCGGGGTGCCGCCGGAGGGAATCTTCACGTAATCCTCGAGCGCCGGGCCATCCAGGGTCTCGGAGATGTCGGGCAGAATGGTGGCCGGAATGCCGAAGTCGCGGCAGATGTCGAACAGATGCCGGACGTCCTCGCAGGAGACCATGTTGGGCAGGATGCTCACCCGGCCGGTCTCCGGGACCTTGGCTGTGCAGAGCTGCTCCACCAGGGAACGGACCGCGCCGTGCCACCCGTCCGTGTGCGTGCCGGAGTAGCTCGGGGTGGACACCTCCACCAGTTCGGGCAGATCCAGATCGCCGAACTCGTCGCGGAATTCCTTGAGATTCATGGGCACGTCGTCGCCGATGGTCTCGGTCAGGCAGGTGGTGGCCACGCCGATGACCTGCGGCTCGTACTTCTTCATGACGTTGAGGATGCCCTTCTTGAGGTTCGGGCCGCCGCCGTAGATGGCGTTCTTCTCGCCCAGCGCAGAGGAGGCGATGTCCACGGGCTCGCGAAAATGGGAAATGATGTACCGCCGCATGTAGGTGGCGCACCCCTGGGAACCGTGCAGGAACGGGATGGCCCCCTCCACGCCCCGGAAGGCCATGGAGGCCCCCAGCGGCGTGCACAGCTTGCAGGCGTTGGTGGTGGAAACGAAATTGGGCTTGGGCGTCTTGACCTTACTCATTGACGGCCTCCTTCTTTTCTTCGGTCATGCGGCCCGCGCGGCGGGGCACGAACTGCCAGACCGGGGACATGGCCGAGGCGTGGATTTCGCGGGCGAAGTTGAGCATGCCCACGAACCCTTCCAGGGCTTCCTTGCGCTCGTGGTTGTGGTCGCAAAACCCCACGCCGAGCTTGAAGGCGATGGGCCGCTCCTTGACCCCGCCCACGAACACGTCCACGTCCTTCTCCTTGATGAAGTGGGACAGCTCCAGCGGGTTGGCGTCGTCGATGATGACCGTGCCGGGATCGGTGATCTGTTCCAGTTCGGCGTAGTCTTCCCTGGTGCCGGTCTGGGAACCGACCAGGACCACCTTCATGCCCAGGTGACGGAAGGCCTTGACCAGGGAAAAGGCCTTGAAGGAACCGCCCACGTACATGGCGACCTTCTTGCCTTCCAGGTCCTTGCGGTAGCGGGCCAGCTCGGGCATGAGCACCTGCAGCTCCTCCTTGACGAGCTTCTGGGTGCGCTCCAGGATGCCGGGGTCCTTGTCCTTGAAGAAGTCGGCGACCTTGTACAGGGAGTCGGCCATGTCCTCGATGCCGAGGTAGGAGACCCGCTCGTACGGGATGCCGAACTCCTCTTCCATCATCTTGGCCAGGTCGAGGGTCGCCCCCGAACACTGGACCAGGTTCAGGGCCGCGCCGTGACAGCGCTGGATGTCCGCCACCCGGCCGTCGCCGGTGACGTTGGCCACCACCTGGACACCCATCTTCTCGAAGTACTCGCGGATGATCCAGATTTCACCGGCCAGGTTGAAGTCGCCGAAAATATTAATGGAAAGAGGCGATATGTCCGAAACGTCGCCATTGCCGATGAGCTTGAACATGGCCTTGCAGGCGGCCAGGTAACCCTCGCGCTTGCTGCCCTTGAAGCCTTCGGACTGAACCGGCAGCACGGGGATGCCCTTCTTCTCGGACATCTTGCGGCAGACCGCTTCCAGGTCGTCGCCGATGATGCCGACGATGCAGGTCGAGTAGACGAACGCGGCCTTGGGGGAGTGCCTGTCGATGAGCTCGTCAAGGGCGGCCTCCAGTTTCTTCTCGCCGCCGAAAATGACGTCCGTCTCCTGGAGGTCGGTGGAAAAGGAGAGCCTGTGGAGTTCAGGGCCGCTGGAGAGCGCCCCCCGGATGTCCCAGGTGTAGACCGCGCAGCCGATGGGGCCGTGCACCAGGTGCAGGGCGTCGGCTATGGGGTAAAGGACCACGCGGGAGCCGCAGAACACGCAGGCCCGCTGGCTGACCGCGCCCGCCAGGGATTCGCGGTTGCAGGCCATGTCGATGGCGCCTTCGCCGGACAGGTGGATCTGGTCCTTTCTTTCTTCTAGAATCGTGCTCATCTTACTTCCCCTGATGGGTTGTTACAGTCGGTTCCGCAGGCAGATAAGCCGCGTCCTCTCAAATCCCAGGTGCTCGTAGAAACCCAGAGCCGGGCCGTTTCCCGAATCCGCCAGCAGCTGAAGCCTCCCGGCCTCGTTGTCCGCCGCCCAGCGGGCCAGGTCCTCCAGGAGCCGGGCTCCGATGCCCTGGCCCCGCCGGTCCTCGCGAACGACAACGTCTTCGATGAGGACGGCGGGACCGCCTTCCGCCGTGGAGATCGTCAACTGCCCCGAACACATGCCGACCACAGTCCCGTCGGCGGCTTGGGCGGCCAGGATGCATCCCCGACCATTGTTCAGCATCATTTCCAGGCCGCGCCGCTGGTTGTCCCGATCGACGTCGAAGTCCTCCTCGATGGAGAACAGGTCCTCGAGCAGGTCAACCAGACCTTCGATGTCGGCGGCGGTTGCGGAGCGGATGATGACGGCTTCGGGCATGGGACTCTCGATTGCTAAGCCGCGAGGTAATCGGCGGCAGGCTCGCCCTCTTCCAGGGCGTCCAGAATTGCGTCGATGGCCTCTTCGGAGTCCACGCCCTTGAACCACCAGTTCTCGGGCTGAACGACCATGATCGGGCCGGATTCACACTGCTTCAGACAGCTGGTGGCCACCACCAGGGCATCGAGCCCGCGGTCCAGGATTTCCTCTTCCAGGTACTGGAGGAAACCGTCGGTCTGCTTGTGGCAGAGGCCTTTGGGTTCGCCGGCCGCCCTGAACGACTGGCAGACGATGATCATTTTTTCGGGAATTGCCATTTCACACTCTCCTTCTTCCTGTTTTAATCCTGGCTGTTCAAAATGGTTTGAGTGCGAGGCGCGAGGGAAAGACAGGGCCGCCGCGTATTCCGCATACGCAAGGACCCGGCTTTTCCGAAGCAACGCTGCAATCGAGCCGTTTTCAACTGCCTGCCTTGCATTTTTTTCCTTTTTTCCCGCCGCCGTAGAGCACGTCCACCGTGCCCTCGATGCTCCCGTCCGTGATCAGGACGGACAATCCCAGGCGGCTCAAAATTTGTCTGGGCTTGTCGCCCGCGCTGGACGTGAGCAGGACGAAACAGTCGCCGAGTGTCTCGGCCAGGGTCTCCCATCGTCTGGAGCCGGAGCCGGGCTCGGGCAGGTCGCGGCTCTCGATCAGGCATGCCAGGCCGTCTTCGCGCGGCCCGTAGATCATGGCCTTGATGGCGTGACCCAGGTGGAGATCGACATCCATGCCCGTGGAGGTGACCACGGCCACGTTGGGCCGTTCCATGGAGGGCTTGGGCAGCACGGTCACGGACGCGTCCTGCTTGTCGGGCCGGTCCAGGCCGACCAGCCCTTCGCCGCACTCCTTCCAGGAGGGCATGAGGTCCATGTGCCGGGCGGCCCGTTCGCGGACTTCGGCCATCAGCTCCGGGGACACGCGGTCGCCCTCGGCCGGGATGAACGGGACCACGGCCATGATGTCCGCGCCCAGCGTGGCCATGGCCGCGGCGATCTCTTCCACGTGCCCGGCGTTGCAGCCCGGGTAGACCGTGGTGTTGATCTTGACCACCAGCCCCGCCTTCTTCAGCGCGGTGAGGGCCCTGGCCTGCTCGTTGACCAGCAGCCGGGCGGCTTCGTCCAGCGGCACCGTCTTGGTGGAGGGGCGTATCCAGGCGTAGACCTTTTCCGCGATCTCCGGATTGACGGCGTCCACCAGCAGGGTGACGTGGGACAGGCCGAGCTCGGCCAGTTCATCGGCGTGATCCGCCGCGTTGAGGCCCAGGGTGGTCAGGCAGAGCCCGATTCCCGGATGCTGCTGCCGGATCAGGCGCAGGGTCCGCAGACTCGGGCCGGGCACGGCCAGGGGATCGCCGGGGCCGGTGATGCCCACCAGGGAGATGGGCTTGCCCTGCCCGACGACGTGGTCCAGCCACCTGAGCGCCTCTTCGGGCGTGATTGCGGGCTTGGACTTCCCGCTGTCCGCGAAACGGGTACGGGCGTTGGAGCGCGGGGCCACGGGCAGGTGCAGACGGCCGTAGGTCTTGCGCGCAGCAACGGCAAAGCAGGGATGGGATTCGTATGTGATGGCCTGTGTCATGGCTGCCCTTGGGGTTGGGGTGGAGCCCGGGACAGAGGGGGAAGGTCTCTGCCCCGGGCCTGGTATGAATGCTACAGGACGAGTTCGAACTGCGTTTCCGGATCGTCGCGGTCCTTGCGATCCAGCAGCAGGCCGAGGATCATTTCCAGAAGCCTCAGGCCGCCCTTGTAGCCGACTGTCGGGAAGTACTGATGACCCTGGCGGTCGAGGATGGGGAAACCCCACCGCAGCAGCGGGATGTCCTCGTCGCGGGAGATGTACTTGC belongs to Pseudodesulfovibrio portus and includes:
- a CDS encoding sigma 54-interacting transcriptional regulator, translating into MSMTVHRLKLSALLAICQVIDQAIDLESALDGVLQILSELLSMQRATVTLYDPETGHLSINASYGLTVEERKRGVYRLDEGVTGRIFQTGEPFYVPDIEKEPLFLDKTGSRRVQRGGISFIGVPIILHGDPIGVLTVDRLFEDEVEFEEDVAFLKVVATLIGQFISLNEKIKAREAALKRENTSLKYQISKNTKGPYIVGQSSSMVEVQRQMEKVSPTRATVLLLGESGVGKTLIARIIHELSERAGSPFIKVNCASIPGNLLESELFGHEKGAFTGATASRPGRFEEADTGTIFLDEIGELPLGLQAKFLRVLQDKELERLGGGRTRSIDVRILAATNRDLGDLVERGKFRLDLYYRLNVFPIRIPPLRERKEDITSLLNHFLHKMADDYGRSIHLTATALDALIRYDWPGNVREMQNLIERLVIMTDNDRITLEFLKSYLAPGQTPVVEETLPLSEGLPHRTSLKEFERNEVMAALERSGWVQYKAADALGLSARQMGYRVKKYGLETMIAEGRARLRRMKETQM
- a CDS encoding NifB/NifX family molybdenum-iron cluster-binding protein; its protein translation is MHKDTTKHPCFNKAEAGNCGRVHLPVAPKCNIQCNYCNRKYDCVNESRPGVTSGILKPFQAAEYMDKVLAKEPRITVAGIAGPGDPFANPAETLETMRLLNERHPHLLFCLSSNGMGILPYLDDIAALGVSHVTITVSAVDPAIGAKIYAWVRDGNVVYHGEKGAEILLGRQLAAIKGLKERGITVKINSIIIPGVNDHHIVEVGRVCAGLGADIQNMIPLKPTEDTPFSEIPEPGRETVLPLRKEAGEFIDQMTHCKRCRADAVGLLNDDQSVALCGTLRACSKLKPLEVNTPRPHVAVATREGMLVNQHLGEAKSFQIWGESDTGGYALVEERKAPEAGCGPQRWSELAATLKDCRAVLCAAIGETPRMLLEEHGIHSHVVDGFIEDALRFVFEGGDMNALKVRKCGIGSGCAGGGAGCG
- a CDS encoding nitrogenase component 1 — encoded protein: MSKVKTPKPNFVSTTNACKLCTPLGASMAFRGVEGAIPFLHGSQGCATYMRRYIISHFREPVDIASSALGEKNAIYGGGPNLKKGILNVMKKYEPQVIGVATTCLTETIGDDVPMNLKEFRDEFGDLDLPELVEVSTPSYSGTHTDGWHGAVRSLVEQLCTAKVPETGRVSILPNMVSCEDVRHLFDICRDFGIPATILPDISETLDGPALEDYVKIPSGGTPVSEIREMSGAKATIEFGRCLPKQTGGTSLEKRFGVTNHRIGLPMGLRESDALFETLESVSGNPVPRRFELERGRLIDAYVDGHKYVFGKRAVVYGEEDLVVGLCAFLAEIGVDVVLAGTGARGKGLEAAISRVTDGVARMAPEVREAVDFHDIAAEAESLKPDLLIGHSKGYRYAEAWGVPLVRVGFPVHDRFGGQRILTLGYKGALNLFDRVVNAVIEKKQADSSVGYGYI
- the nifE gene encoding nitrogenase iron-molybdenum cofactor biosynthesis protein NifE: MSTILEERKDQIHLSGEGAIDMACNRESLAGAVSQRACVFCGSRVVLYPIADALHLVHGPIGCAVYTWDIRGALSSGPELHRLSFSTDLQETDVIFGGEKKLEAALDELIDRHSPKAAFVYSTCIVGIIGDDLEAVCRKMSEKKGIPVLPVQSEGFKGSKREGYLAACKAMFKLIGNGDVSDISPLSINIFGDFNLAGEIWIIREYFEKMGVQVVANVTGDGRVADIQRCHGAALNLVQCSGATLDLAKMMEEEFGIPYERVSYLGIEDMADSLYKVADFFKDKDPGILERTQKLVKEELQVLMPELARYRKDLEGKKVAMYVGGSFKAFSLVKAFRHLGMKVVLVGSQTGTREDYAELEQITDPGTVIIDDANPLELSHFIKEKDVDVFVGGVKERPIAFKLGVGFCDHNHERKEALEGFVGMLNFAREIHASAMSPVWQFVPRRAGRMTEEKKEAVNE